The Drosophila biarmipes strain raj3 chromosome X, RU_DBia_V1.1, whole genome shotgun sequence genome includes the window aaagtttaatagGGATTTAACGttagtaaataatttcgtTGTAAAAATCGgcttaaaaacgaaaaaataccATTAAAATGACCAAAGCGCGGAGTTTTTAGAAATATCCaacctaaaaaattaaaaattcctaaCTTGCAAGGCcttgaaatttatattaaatcaCTCCTTTAGATTATCGGGGACCACTGACTTTAGTTTCACACTTTCCCTTTAGGCTTCATACAGATTCATACACAACACCTAGACatcagttttttaaattttaagctaATACAGTATTTTTCGTTTCTTCAAGTTGATTGCGGAGGAGCGCGAAGTTGGGCAGCGTTTCGTGATGGAGGTGAACAACGCCAGTCCAACTTTGCAGATTGCGTCCTGGTTCTTCAATAGCTTCTGTCAGCTGCTGCTGGATCTGTCTTTCGTAACGCTTTTGCTAAAGGTAATGCCTCCTGTGTCCAGTATTTTGGCAAAGATAACCCACTCGCTTTCAGATCCAGTGGAATGGCACGTCGGCGGCCTTTAACAAGTGCCCCTGGCTGGTATTGCTATTTTTTCTTATCTCGTACGGGCTCTCGGCGACCAGTTTTATAATCTGCATAGCTTCTCTGCTGCGTAAATCCAGGATAGCCGTCGTTATAGTGCCCATAGTATGGATCCTTCTGCCCCTGCCGTTCTTTTTCGACGAGCAGCTGATGTCGAACGAGTTCCACGAGTTCTATGCCCTTGCCACGGCCATTATCTGCAATGTCTCCTTCAGTCGGGGCCTGAAGAAGCTGATCTACCTGGAGGCCTACCCGGTGGAAGTGCCCATTAGGAAGTACCTGATGTACAGGGTGATGCACTCGGACTCCGGCATTACAGTGCCCATTGCCTACTTCTATCTGCAGACCTTCTTCTGCATTCTTCTCGCCCTGATCCTGGAAAACAAGACTTGCATTTGGCTGGGACGCTACTTGAAGAGGATGTGTAAATGCTGCAGAACTTCAGGACTACATCGCAGTCTGTGGCTCATGCGAAGAAGGCAAACTATTGTCCAGGAGGAGACCGAACCAAAAAACGAAGCCCacgcctccattgagtttcgTAACGTTTGGAAGAGGTTTTCGACAAAGTTCGTAGTGCGGAGCTTCACATTGGGTGTGCACCTTGGAGAAGTGGTGGCCCTCTTGGGCCACAATGCCTCCGGAAAAAGGACCATTGTTAGGATGGTGTACGGACTGATAAGGCCCACCCTGGGAGAGATCTTCCTAGCTGGATACAGTGTACTCACCCACAAGAGACAGGCCCTTCACAGCTCCGGAATTTCCCTGTCAACCCAGGCCTTGTTCACCGAGTTCACCGCGTTCGATCATCTGATATTCTTCTGTCGCCTGCGGGGTCTTACGAAGGCCGAGGCCAACGTGGAGGCGAGGTCGTACATCCGCTATCTAAGGATCGAAAAGTGGGAGAAGTCGCAGGTGAAGGAGCTCACCGTCGGGCAGAAAAGGCTTCTGAATTCTCTGTGCGCCTTCGCTGGCCGAACCCAGATCGTAGTCCTCGACAAACCCTTCGACGGCGTCGATGAGCTCAAGGCCGAGCTGTTCTGCGGCTTTGTGCAGGAGCAGAAGAGGAGTCGCTCCATTTTCTTCACCACCAATAGTCCCAAGGTGGCCAGCGGTATGGCCGACCGTATAGCCGTCCTCTCGAGGGGCAAGCTCCTAACGCTCGGAACCGAAAAAAGGCTGTGCAAAGCCCTAAATGAAGTCTACAGACTGGTAAGTCCTTCCTGGGATTACCGAAATATGTTGTGTTCCGCAGCCTAAGGTTTATTCAACAGACCCTCTATGGCACCGAGTACTGCGATTTCAAGGAGGTGCACATATTTTTGACAAACTTCATACCTGACATTGAGCTGGACTACGCATTGGGCGATTCGGCGGTGTTTCTAGTCAAGCGCCAAAACCAAACGGAGTTGATGGACTTGCTTGAGAACCTGTCACGCTATAAGGAGGAACTGAATGTGAACAGCTTCCAGCTTCAGGAGTGCAGCCTGGATAATATTTTACACAACCTATTTTCACGAGACCAATCGGGTTTTCAATTCGGAGACCCAGAGACCCATCCGTTTACGATAAACAGAGAGCCCAGGAGGAGATACATCATGGCTCTGGCCGTGAGTCTTTGGGAAGTTCTTAGGCAACGCCTGCTTCGGGATATCAGGAGCTGCTTTTTACCACTTCTGAAACTCAGTCTGCCGACCTGGGTGGTCCTCTGGACCCTTAGCATGCCCTATTTCTGGAACAACTGCCAGCAGCCGGAGGGGATACTCTTCCCCATCACTGATCGCGGAAGAGGGATCGTGTTGATGCAACAAAACCTCTTCGAGAAGGACTTGGTGAAGGCCTGCGAGGAATATGCCAGAGCAGGAGTTACCCAAGTGAGCCCCAGGGCTGACATCAGGAAGTACATCTATAGTTATGAGTATGACAATAGCTTGTTGTCGGATATGGATGTTCTGGAGGCGGCCATATTCTCGGACGACGAAATAGAGGTTCTCTTCAACAACAAGTGGCACTTTACGGCGCCCGATGGTCTGGCCCTGGTAATGAACTCCCTGGCCATGTAAGCCCATAATACATGCAGTCCCAACGAATTGTAATCGTACTGCCCTATTTTTCAGAGGTCTCATAGGCTCGGACTCGGGCATTAAGGTGGAACTGGAACCGCTGCCCTACTCCACGGTGCACGCCCTGCAGCTGCACCTCTCCACCGATGGCATCGACCTGATCTTCGCCACCTGCCTgagcttctgcttctgcttccTCTGGAGCCTGCCGCTGCTCTGCATGGCCCTCGATCGCAATGGGCGCTATAACTATGTGGAACTGATGGCCGGCATGCGGCTGAGCACCATGATAGTGGCCTTTCTCATGTACGACTTGGGGCTGGTGCTACTGGCCCTTCTTCCCGTGAACGTGGCCATCGTATTCCTGCAGTGGGACGTGCTTATGGATAACGATGTTCTCTGTGAGTGCTGGCAGTTGGTATTCACATCATGCCCAGAAATGGtctatctttggtgtttcagTGCTCTGCTTCTACGTCCTGGTGGCCATTGCCCTGTGCGTGCTCAGCGTGAATATCTGGATATCCATTGGTGTTTCGGACACCCTCAATGGCTACCTGATGGTGGTCACTTTCTACTCGTTCGGCATCGTGACCTACTTGGCGCTGACCGAGCTGCAACCCTCTGTGGACCTCAACACCCCTTCCCTGGTGGTCCTGGACTTCCATCCCTACTACGCCCTGCTGCACAATCTGATGCGCATCGCCAGCATCTCGGAGAGGATATGGCTCTGCAGCGACAGGCAGATCTACGAGACCAGTGTGCACTCGGAGCGGTGCCAGAAGTTCCCCAACTGCTGTGGTGAGTCCTTCGAGGAGCGGTGAAACTGCCAAGGAAAGGCGGAAAAAGCTGGGAACCTTTTCTCAGTAGGTACACTTAGAAATATTCGTGATAGTCGTGGTAATTAGTTCCGATTTCATTCACTATTGATTTCAAAGTATTGCAAATCAAAGCATTGCAATATAAATGTTTtcatatagaaaacaaaatgtaaaaataatttaaaaatttttaaaaaagtgtgataatttttaaattagggtattgtacacattttttaattgaaaatttgtcatacttaaaatatagtgtaaaaatatttcaaacaaGTACTAACACTTgagctttatattttttttattataaatttattataaatttatttattattgtattatataaatttaaatatttttatattgaaaacaaGGATAAGTATTTTAGTtcttattttcatatttaaagaaagtttaaaaatatttaattgttaaaCTATCATACCTAAAACAAAGTTTACAAATCTTTgaatttacatatttcaatatttaatcATGTGCAAATGTTTAATccttatatatacttttttatttatatattttatttatattatatattaacaaagtgtgaaaacaattaaatttgaatacttatatatttaaaacaaagtgagataatattttaatttaaatattttcatatcctGAGACTATTTTCTTCTGTGTACTATACCCTCTTCTTAAGTGGAAGCCTTCCTTATCCCCGTCCAGA containing:
- the LOC108032973 gene encoding phospholipid-transporting ATPase ABCA3; this translates as MSCKGWHIFWLLVWKNFHKQKSNKLVLFISIVLPVLSALLLLFFCASNDRNLRDYSNKPEAQALELGWSALIDKIDARRKNMVNKQKDFQYNVFIPQIRVAFAPNRYPALRKLIADALGKLSIGKDKIVSYNNCSDLRTHAAAEHYLASVCFRNVDESKSGLPAVMHFAIIMPSELRRYERTWMGDSWKDTHVPVDQDLGTENEGLDEDDFTDYMREGFVALQYYISLEYLQVASKAARLPAIQMRRFDENPSVKLSDGKGTACILMILIGFMFPVAVLVKLIAEEREVGQRFVMEVNNASPTLQIASWFFNSFCQLLLDLSFVTLLLKIQWNGTSAAFNKCPWLVLLFFLISYGLSATSFIICIASLLRKSRIAVVIVPIVWILLPLPFFFDEQLMSNEFHEFYALATAIICNVSFSRGLKKLIYLEAYPVEVPIRKYLMYRVMHSDSGITVPIAYFYLQTFFCILLALILENKTCIWLGRYLKRMCKCCRTSGLHRSLWLMRRRQTIVQEETEPKNEAHASIEFRNVWKRFSTKFVVRSFTLGVHLGEVVALLGHNASGKRTIVRMVYGLIRPTLGEIFLAGYSVLTHKRQALHSSGISLSTQALFTEFTAFDHLIFFCRLRGLTKAEANVEARSYIRYLRIEKWEKSQVKELTVGQKRLLNSLCAFAGRTQIVVLDKPFDGVDELKAELFCGFVQEQKRSRSIFFTTNSPKVASGMADRIAVLSRGKLLTLGTEKRLCKALNEVYRLTLYGTEYCDFKEVHIFLTNFIPDIELDYALGDSAVFLVKRQNQTELMDLLENLSRYKEELNVNSFQLQECSLDNILHNLFSRDQSGFQFGDPETHPFTINREPRRRYIMALAVSLWEVLRQRLLRDIRSCFLPLLKLSLPTWVVLWTLSMPYFWNNCQQPEGILFPITDRGRGIVLMQQNLFEKDLVKACEEYARAGVTQVSPRADIRKYIYSYEYDNSLLSDMDVLEAAIFSDDEIEVLFNNKWHFTAPDGLALVMNSLAIGLIGSDSGIKVELEPLPYSTVHALQLHLSTDGIDLIFATCLSFCFCFLWSLPLLCMALDRNGRYNYVELMAGMRLSTMIVAFLMYDLGLVLLALLPVNVAIVFLQWDVLMDNDVLLLCFYVLVAIALCVLSVNIWISIGVSDTLNGYLMVVTFYSFGIVTYLALTELQPSVDLNTPSLVVLDFHPYYALLHNLMRIASISERIWLCSDRQIYETSVHSERCQKFPNCCDGSAQQFPHFRYLACAYFLTIVVWIWIYICLKSRVVKRRPRQGKYFWDSDPDSQYDQHVLHISQPNDLENTWISEKIRVGTLERNYIESKVLHVEHLSVFFNLKAAIKHIDFMVNRYQVLSVFGANGSGKTVLLKTILGIHSPSSGRIISSKKVPLKSENLEGCNLIGYGAQEVQVFQWLTIWETVLLILRVRRSNRKTLKQDARTLCQIFGLFKYRFQKLSVCSRGTLKRLSLGMALISDAELILLDDPFTHLDVMAQRNVLQVMHELSRRGQSVIYTCSDTQFSTSALRMAALSYPGIAAIGERQEILQNYYTSYYVVETRIHFPELAGLIEFGSLSGESQEEREYGMKSEEPLRFKHHEYSTACNDSEERWKYLQLCLLIEKAFPHAIIKTVSLPKACFWLSSHMYSMSQILKTLDLNKQHFYSFSISQPSVGSTFLTISPQKVHKKSFSY